The following are from one region of the Paenalkalicoccus suaedae genome:
- a CDS encoding ECF transporter S component produces MMKSWKLKEIVLMSILGVVFAVVYLLFFFAGQGLTSFLIPFGLGPFGYEVIFGIWFIVSIIAAYIIRKPGAAFWSELIAGTVQVLLGTPAGPMLIISAAIQGIGAELVFAATRYRVYNLYVLMMAGMSAALFSYVWGIFQSGLLAMEPWLIITTFIVRMISGALLAGLLGKFLSDQLANTGVLRGYALGKEREGRYERKVS; encoded by the coding sequence ATGATGAAATCCTGGAAGCTTAAAGAGATTGTCTTAATGTCCATCTTAGGAGTTGTGTTTGCTGTTGTTTACCTGCTCTTTTTCTTTGCAGGACAAGGCTTAACAAGCTTCTTAATTCCGTTTGGTTTAGGCCCGTTCGGCTATGAAGTCATCTTTGGAATATGGTTTATTGTCTCTATCATCGCCGCCTATATTATTCGAAAGCCAGGGGCTGCCTTCTGGTCGGAGCTTATTGCAGGAACCGTACAAGTACTTCTTGGAACGCCAGCAGGTCCAATGCTAATCATATCTGCTGCTATTCAAGGTATTGGCGCTGAGCTTGTCTTTGCAGCGACTCGCTATCGTGTTTATAACCTGTACGTGTTAATGATGGCGGGTATGTCGGCAGCGCTTTTCAGCTACGTATGGGGAATCTTCCAGTCCGGTCTTCTGGCAATGGAGCCATGGCTCATTATTACAACCTTTATCGTGCGAATGATCAGTGGTGCTCTACTTGCTGGATTACTCGGTAAATTCCTAAGTGATCAGCTCGCAAACACAGGCGTTCTGCGCGGCTATGCGTTAGGAAAGGAGCGCGAGGGACGCTATGAGCGTAAAGTCTCCTAA
- a CDS encoding ABC transporter ATP-binding protein, producing MSVKSPNTLVQAVNYSFSYEQDHPLLNNLSLTISEGETTILAGASGSGKSTLALCLNGLYPEAVEGYSTGELFFRDKSVTSFEKGELNQQIGIVFQDPESQFCMLKVEDELAFTLENIETPREEMADLISDVLEKIGITKLRHRDIHSLSGGQKQKVALAAVLLLKPTMLILDEPTANLDPQSRLEFVELIERLSMTTLIIDHQLEDWLRFTDRMLVLSRSGELVLEGKPMELLRKHKNELEAEGITFSPVYEELPHVDHGSEILRVQNLQFKRKKNVILTNIDFSIHEKEFVAIVGGNGAGKSTMLQLLSRLLKPTRGSIELHGTAITSFQELELREKMGFVFQNPEHQFITDSVEEEVAFGMEVRDESGIGARVDDLLQRFHLKNHRRANPFSLSGGQKRRLSVATMLHEGQDILLFDEPTFGQDARTSSELLKIVKSLQEQGTAIVFVTHDMDLVDQYCDRALVFHEQELAFDGSPEELFHNEALLQAARLRKPYRMRQALEVVGQ from the coding sequence ATGAGCGTAAAGTCTCCTAATACACTCGTTCAGGCAGTTAACTACTCGTTTTCGTATGAGCAAGACCACCCTCTTTTAAACAACCTCTCTCTGACTATTTCAGAGGGAGAAACCACGATATTGGCAGGTGCAAGCGGCTCTGGGAAGAGCACGCTTGCACTTTGTTTAAATGGTTTATATCCAGAGGCTGTTGAAGGCTACAGTACTGGAGAGCTTTTCTTCCGCGATAAGAGCGTTACGTCCTTTGAGAAGGGAGAGCTCAATCAACAAATCGGTATTGTGTTTCAGGATCCTGAGAGCCAGTTTTGTATGCTTAAGGTAGAGGATGAGCTAGCCTTTACGCTCGAAAATATCGAAACACCGCGAGAGGAAATGGCCGACCTCATTTCTGATGTGTTAGAAAAAATCGGAATAACAAAGCTACGTCATCGTGATATTCACTCTCTTTCAGGTGGGCAAAAGCAAAAAGTCGCGCTCGCAGCCGTGCTACTACTAAAGCCAACGATGCTTATTTTAGATGAGCCAACTGCGAATCTGGATCCTCAGTCACGACTAGAGTTTGTTGAATTGATCGAACGTTTATCGATGACAACGCTTATTATTGACCATCAGCTAGAGGATTGGCTTCGATTCACAGATCGCATGCTTGTCTTATCTCGAAGTGGAGAGCTCGTACTTGAAGGAAAACCGATGGAGCTATTACGTAAACACAAGAACGAACTCGAAGCGGAGGGCATCACGTTCTCTCCCGTATATGAAGAACTCCCTCACGTCGATCATGGTTCCGAGATTTTACGCGTGCAAAATCTACAGTTTAAACGAAAGAAGAACGTCATTTTAACTAATATTGACTTTTCGATTCATGAGAAAGAATTTGTTGCGATTGTTGGTGGGAATGGTGCAGGGAAGTCAACAATGCTACAACTCCTATCTCGGCTTCTAAAGCCTACAAGAGGGTCTATTGAGCTTCATGGAACTGCTATTACATCCTTTCAGGAGCTAGAGCTTCGTGAGAAAATGGGCTTCGTGTTTCAAAATCCAGAGCATCAATTTATTACGGATTCAGTAGAAGAAGAGGTAGCCTTTGGGATGGAGGTTCGAGATGAGAGTGGAATTGGAGCACGAGTTGATGACCTGCTTCAACGCTTTCATCTTAAAAACCACCGCAGAGCCAACCCGTTTTCTTTAAGTGGCGGTCAAAAAAGGCGGCTGAGCGTGGCAACAATGCTCCACGAAGGGCAGGATATCCTGCTGTTTGATGAGCCAACGTTTGGTCAGGACGCGCGCACGTCGAGTGAGCTACTTAAAATCGTTAAATCACTTCAGGAGCAGGGGACAGCAATTGTCTTTGTTACGCATGATATGGATCTCGTTGATCAATACTGTGATAGAGCGCTCGTTTTCCACGAGCAAGAGTTGGCATTTGATGGATCACCAGAAGAGCTATTTCATAACGAGGCGCTTCTTCAAGCAGCGAGACTTCGCAAGCCGTACCGGATGAGACAGGCACTGGAGGTGGTTGGACAATGA
- a CDS encoding hemolysin family protein: MDSIPYGSILLLGAFLFLSAYFSASETAITSANKVRLRTLAEENNPRAKRSLALTENFDRSLSTILIGNNVVNIGLTAMGTAIATSIFGGTATTLLLTTVVITVVVLTFGEILPKSFAKQRPEKLLLGVSWSLQTVLVVLTPVTWLFVQLKKGLNRLIKSEMEPSVTDEDVKALVTIGEEEGTFEIQERELLHNAIEFDDTIVRDILTPRPDITAVGVDADIEEVKDIFIREKFSRIPIYEESVDNIVGVLSYRDFMTKYVENEPFALKDTMRAPYFVIGTVKISGLLKDLQNNKVHLAIVLDEYGGTAGIISIEDILEEIVGDIWDEHDDKELLIEALDASRFRMDGSISLEDFCESVDISLPATDSYTLGGWISELFGYLPKKGESVVYEHIRIHVEEVRRRRVKSVIIEVDTPVYVGI; this comes from the coding sequence TTGGACAGTATACCCTATGGCTCCATTTTGTTGTTAGGGGCATTTTTATTTTTATCTGCTTACTTTTCGGCATCAGAGACCGCGATCACGAGTGCAAATAAGGTTCGTTTACGAACACTCGCGGAAGAAAACAACCCACGAGCAAAGCGATCCCTTGCATTAACGGAAAACTTTGACCGAAGCTTATCGACCATTTTAATTGGGAACAACGTCGTCAACATTGGTTTAACAGCGATGGGTACAGCAATCGCTACTAGCATATTTGGCGGTACAGCAACGACGCTGTTATTAACGACAGTTGTTATTACAGTTGTTGTCTTAACTTTTGGAGAAATCTTGCCAAAATCGTTTGCTAAGCAGCGCCCAGAGAAGCTTCTGCTAGGAGTATCTTGGAGCTTGCAGACTGTACTTGTTGTTTTAACACCAGTGACATGGTTATTCGTTCAGCTTAAAAAGGGCTTAAATCGTCTCATTAAGTCTGAAATGGAGCCAAGCGTAACAGATGAAGATGTAAAAGCTTTAGTAACAATAGGGGAAGAAGAGGGAACGTTTGAAATCCAAGAACGTGAGCTCTTACACAATGCCATCGAATTTGATGACACGATTGTAAGAGACATCTTAACACCAAGACCGGACATTACAGCTGTTGGTGTGGATGCAGACATTGAAGAAGTCAAAGATATCTTTATACGTGAAAAGTTTTCACGTATCCCAATTTACGAAGAGTCTGTTGATAACATAGTCGGTGTTCTTTCTTACCGAGACTTTATGACAAAATATGTAGAGAACGAACCATTCGCATTAAAAGACACGATGCGTGCACCGTATTTCGTAATTGGTACCGTAAAAATATCCGGATTGCTTAAGGATCTTCAGAATAATAAAGTACATCTTGCCATCGTCCTTGACGAATATGGTGGTACTGCTGGTATTATTTCGATCGAAGATATTCTAGAAGAAATTGTAGGCGACATTTGGGATGAGCATGACGACAAAGAGCTTCTGATTGAGGCACTGGATGCTAGTCGTTTCCGAATGGACGGAAGTATATCCTTAGAAGATTTCTGTGAATCGGTAGATATCTCTTTACCAGCAACAGATTCCTATACGTTAGGCGGATGGATTTCGGAGCTATTTGGCTATTTACCCAAAAAAGGCGAATCTGTCGTCTATGAGCATATTCGTATTCATGTCGAAGAGGTTCGAAGGCGTCGAGTGAAGTCGGTTATTATTGAGGTAGATACTCCGGTGTATGTGGGGATCTAA
- a CDS encoding gamma-glutamyltransferase family protein translates to MKQQIPASSTMEASGGMVSTASRQATNAGVEMLAKGGNAIDAAVASAFCLGVSEPQASGIGGQSMALVYLKEENRIFALDGSSRAPFELSPAENPERPIMLGLESSTVPSTVAALGYLHETYGKLPLHDILEPSVRACREGIEITPLIHRMLVKEKEHLIKDPSITKNFFHEKEPVDIGTYVYQPELARTFQRMAKHGWRDFYTGDIGKAIVEDMQKRGGLITEIDMNQIPIPVERETLHSTYRGYELYTYPPPGAGRVLVQILAILEGFPPDNLDTDEAIGAIISALAFRFALNYRERTPMHPDHYLQFVNQMLIDKGYAKETVKRINDIYKLALQDTFLPPPTSGETTHLSAADSDGNAVGITQSIELVFGSKTMAKDLGFFYNNYMSAFNYSDTSHPYYLLPGGRPWSSVAPVLLFENGKARYLLGSPGSARISTTLAQVITRLIDKGEPLDDAIASPRFHASHTGSLMIEHNRFSEEVNEALRLAGFKITKRGDYSFYLGCVQGIQLPKNKRERFFGVADPRRDGTARGPELNELGVDI, encoded by the coding sequence ATGAAACAGCAAATTCCAGCATCCTCCACGATGGAAGCGAGTGGAGGAATGGTCTCAACCGCTTCGAGACAGGCAACAAACGCAGGAGTTGAAATGCTTGCGAAAGGTGGCAATGCCATTGATGCAGCAGTTGCATCGGCATTTTGCCTTGGAGTATCAGAGCCACAGGCATCAGGTATTGGTGGACAGTCGATGGCGCTCGTTTATTTAAAAGAAGAGAACCGCATCTTTGCATTAGACGGCTCCTCGAGAGCCCCTTTCGAGCTCTCTCCTGCAGAGAATCCGGAGAGACCAATCATGCTTGGACTTGAATCCTCCACGGTACCGTCAACCGTTGCAGCACTTGGTTATTTGCACGAAACCTATGGAAAATTACCGTTACACGACATATTAGAACCATCCGTTCGCGCGTGCCGTGAAGGAATCGAAATTACACCGCTTATTCACCGCATGCTCGTGAAAGAAAAAGAGCATTTGATCAAGGATCCATCGATCACTAAAAATTTTTTCCACGAGAAAGAGCCCGTAGATATTGGTACGTATGTCTATCAGCCAGAGCTTGCTCGCACATTCCAGCGCATGGCGAAGCACGGCTGGCGCGACTTTTATACAGGAGATATCGGCAAAGCGATTGTCGAAGACATGCAAAAGCGCGGAGGGTTGATCACGGAGATCGACATGAATCAAATCCCGATTCCAGTCGAACGCGAGACCCTTCACAGCACGTATCGAGGCTATGAGCTTTACACGTATCCGCCACCGGGAGCAGGACGCGTGCTCGTACAAATTCTTGCAATATTAGAGGGCTTCCCACCAGATAATCTCGATACAGACGAAGCGATCGGAGCCATCATCTCCGCGCTCGCGTTCCGATTTGCGCTCAACTATCGTGAACGAACGCCGATGCATCCCGACCATTATTTGCAGTTCGTCAACCAAATGCTCATCGACAAAGGCTACGCCAAGGAGACCGTCAAGCGCATCAACGATATTTACAAGCTCGCCTTGCAGGACACTTTCCTACCACCACCTACTTCTGGAGAAACCACGCACCTCTCCGCTGCAGATAGTGACGGGAATGCGGTTGGGATCACCCAGTCTATTGAGCTTGTATTCGGTAGCAAAACAATGGCGAAGGATCTCGGATTTTTTTACAACAACTATATGAGTGCGTTTAACTATTCCGACACGTCGCATCCGTACTATTTGCTACCTGGCGGCCGTCCGTGGAGTAGTGTGGCGCCAGTATTACTCTTTGAAAACGGAAAGGCTCGTTATTTATTAGGAAGTCCAGGTAGCGCAAGGATTTCCACGACGCTTGCCCAAGTCATTACAAGGCTAATCGATAAAGGGGAGCCGCTCGATGATGCTATCGCATCCCCACGTTTCCACGCATCACATACAGGGTCATTGATGATTGAGCACAATCGATTTAGTGAAGAAGTAAATGAAGCACTCAGACTTGCTGGTTTTAAAATAACAAAGCGCGGAGACTATAGCTTTTATTTAGGGTGTGTCCAAGGAATTCAGCTCCCTAAGAACAAACGAGAACGCTTTTTTGGAGTCGCAGATCCAAGACGGGATGGTACAGCCAGAGGACCAGAATTAAACGAATTGGGAGTGGATATATAG
- the purD gene encoding phosphoribosylamine--glycine ligase yields MNIFIVGGGGREHAIAWKVAQSDRVTGILAAPGSDAIAQLDKCEVVNISVDDHDELLQAAKDFQADLVIVGPEAPLVAGFTDMCEHAGLRVFGPSKQAAQLEGSKQFAKDIMQKYDIPTARYGTFTDLEAAKAYVTEQGAPIVVKADGLAAGKGVVVAETVAEAHEAIEMMMSSRAFGDAGESVVIEECLIGEELSFMAFVHGELVIPMVTAQDHKRAFDRDQGPNTGGMGAYSPVPQFNDALLKEAEKRVLRPMATAMVKEGMPFTGILYAGLMMTNEGPKVIEFNTRFGDPEAQVVLPRLVTDLVDIMEAIMDGHEIPIVWRDEVCVGVVLASEGYPGSYEKGVEFTIPNLTKVGQQWFHAGTRFKEDATWTNAGGRVLLLSTLGTSFEGALEDTYEILMTREWPGLFYRKDIGHKLLEFRDR; encoded by the coding sequence GTGAACATATTTATTGTGGGCGGCGGAGGTCGCGAGCACGCCATTGCGTGGAAGGTAGCACAGTCTGACCGAGTGACAGGAATTCTTGCTGCGCCGGGGAGCGATGCGATTGCACAGCTAGATAAGTGTGAGGTCGTAAACATCAGCGTGGACGATCATGACGAACTTCTTCAAGCTGCAAAAGACTTTCAAGCAGACCTTGTCATCGTAGGCCCAGAAGCACCTCTTGTGGCTGGCTTTACGGATATGTGTGAACATGCTGGGCTACGCGTCTTTGGACCATCTAAACAAGCAGCACAGCTTGAAGGAAGTAAGCAGTTCGCGAAGGACATTATGCAAAAATATGATATTCCAACTGCTCGCTACGGCACGTTTACAGATCTTGAGGCAGCAAAAGCGTACGTGACAGAGCAAGGCGCACCGATTGTCGTAAAGGCGGACGGTCTTGCTGCTGGCAAAGGCGTCGTCGTAGCGGAAACTGTGGCAGAAGCGCACGAAGCCATTGAGATGATGATGAGTAGCCGCGCCTTCGGTGACGCAGGGGAATCAGTCGTCATCGAAGAATGTCTTATCGGGGAAGAACTCTCCTTTATGGCATTCGTCCACGGCGAGCTCGTTATCCCAATGGTCACAGCACAGGATCACAAACGTGCATTTGACCGCGATCAAGGTCCAAACACAGGCGGCATGGGTGCTTACTCTCCCGTTCCTCAGTTTAATGATGCACTGCTGAAGGAAGCGGAGAAACGCGTGCTACGTCCAATGGCTACTGCGATGGTCAAGGAAGGGATGCCGTTTACTGGTATTCTATACGCAGGCCTCATGATGACTAACGAAGGCCCGAAGGTTATCGAATTCAACACGCGCTTCGGCGATCCAGAAGCGCAGGTAGTCTTGCCTCGTTTAGTAACGGACCTCGTTGATATTATGGAAGCCATCATGGACGGTCACGAAATCCCAATCGTTTGGCGCGACGAAGTTTGCGTAGGCGTTGTATTAGCTTCAGAAGGCTATCCTGGCTCGTATGAAAAAGGTGTAGAATTTACGATTCCTAATTTGACTAAAGTCGGTCAGCAGTGGTTCCACGCAGGGACTCGTTTTAAAGAAGATGCCACTTGGACAAATGCGGGCGGACGCGTTTTGTTATTGTCCACACTCGGCACAAGCTTCGAAGGAGCCCTCGAGGACACATACGAGATCTTAATGACAAGAGAGTGGCCAGGTCTCTTTTACAGAAAAGATATTGGACACAAGCTTTTAGAGTTTCGGGATAGGTAG
- a CDS encoding YkoF family thiamine/hydroxymethylpyrimidine-binding protein, with protein sequence MQGLSCGTSNIVGVRFAIYPMADNFVEIIKGALEEVDTSKVWMQTDDVTTCVRGRSEHVFDVAKAIFIHAAKTGTHVVFSGTFSIGCPGDSEGDTYMSENDERLNEEKSQQESVEAASHFALYPMDNPNYMQVIADQCAVAQEHGTFTKGVHYASRLDGDANKVFHTLETAFVNASKTKERAHVTMTAHISANSPSKKDNAS encoded by the coding sequence ATGCAAGGACTATCATGTGGAACAAGTAATATCGTAGGAGTAAGGTTTGCTATTTACCCAATGGCAGATAATTTTGTCGAAATCATTAAAGGGGCTTTAGAAGAAGTTGATACATCTAAAGTGTGGATGCAAACAGATGACGTGACAACATGTGTGCGAGGTCGAAGTGAACACGTATTTGACGTGGCGAAAGCGATCTTTATCCACGCAGCAAAAACTGGAACGCACGTTGTCTTTAGCGGAACATTTTCAATCGGATGTCCTGGTGACAGCGAGGGAGACACGTATATGTCGGAGAACGATGAGCGTCTAAACGAAGAAAAGTCTCAACAGGAATCTGTCGAAGCGGCATCTCACTTTGCACTTTACCCAATGGATAACCCGAACTACATGCAGGTTATTGCCGATCAGTGTGCAGTTGCACAAGAGCACGGTACGTTTACGAAGGGTGTTCACTACGCGTCTCGTTTAGATGGTGATGCAAATAAAGTCTTCCATACGCTTGAGACAGCATTTGTTAATGCCTCTAAAACAAAAGAACGCGCACATGTGACAATGACTGCTCACATTTCAGCAAATAGTCCATCAAAGAAGGACAACGCGTCATGA
- a CDS encoding energy-coupling factor transporter transmembrane component T family protein, with translation MIQDINPTIKGIAVLIPGVILSFSFDIVTPLAYLFFIFAVTMLLSPITFKKWALYMSPFLVLSLGFGWMAVLYTNADFVSGEVLFTFWRFDITTGSIMVGISLALRSLCFIALSLLFILTTDSTKFMLSLMQQAKLPPKLTYGILAGYRFLPTFRHELEVLKQAHRVRGVGRAKGIKGRLTQFRRYVIPLMANAIRKAERVAVAMESKGFTGSTTRTHYHHMTVKTRDWTFLASMNVALVAVFILSYQLGYLNIFGIQF, from the coding sequence ATGATTCAAGACATTAACCCCACGATTAAAGGTATCGCAGTCCTGATTCCAGGTGTCATTCTAAGCTTTAGCTTCGATATCGTTACACCGCTTGCCTATCTCTTCTTTATTTTTGCAGTCACGATGCTCCTAAGTCCCATTACTTTTAAAAAATGGGCACTCTACATGAGTCCATTTCTTGTCCTCTCATTAGGGTTTGGCTGGATGGCCGTTTTATATACAAACGCAGACTTTGTGAGCGGTGAAGTGCTATTCACCTTCTGGCGCTTTGATATTACGACTGGCTCGATTATGGTCGGAATAAGCCTCGCGCTGCGCTCTCTTTGCTTTATCGCGCTGTCTCTCCTCTTTATCTTAACAACAGACTCGACCAAATTTATGCTCAGCCTCATGCAACAGGCCAAGCTACCACCAAAGCTCACGTACGGCATTCTCGCAGGGTATCGCTTCCTGCCGACCTTCCGTCACGAGCTAGAGGTTTTAAAACAGGCACACCGCGTGCGAGGAGTCGGTCGCGCTAAAGGAATTAAAGGGCGCCTCACGCAGTTTAGACGCTATGTGATCCCGCTCATGGCCAATGCGATTCGTAAGGCCGAGCGTGTCGCTGTCGCGATGGAGTCCAAAGGCTTTACTGGGTCAACAACGCGAACGCACTACCACCACATGACGGTTAAAACACGCGATTGGACGTTTTTAGCCAGCATGAACGTGGCGTTAGTAGCGGTGTTTATCCTCTCCTATCAATTGGGGTACTTAAATATTTTTGGCATCCAATTTTAA
- a CDS encoding M20/M25/M40 family metallo-hydrolase, producing the protein MKIAVVYNRESQAVINLFGTQNREKYGLETIKRIKDGLTAGGHEVKTFEGDKNLIKNLEDFMPSVLSGERPGLVFNLSYGIQGRGRYMHVPGMLEMLGVPYVGSGPETHALALDKVVTKILLMQQGLPTPKFAVLNKPDSPLVENLKYPLIVKPKDEAVSFGLRIVNNEEELREGVRVIYEQFNAPTLVEEYIEGREVNVALLGNNPVEPLPPVELVFHNGPKIFTYEDKKNTSGRTVEKVCPAPLSEEETKRVQDLAVQTFKALNCYDSARVDFRIDQDGNPYILEVNSMASLGSDGSLVFAADKIGLDYTKLVNRLIDVTCERYFGKDFFDEESHKSSSTADKLFRRVTQSRSKIEADLKTWTNMSSRTEDAVGLSSVRKLFEERLGKLKLDQVDALTNGRSAWTWETKAGLTDGTLLVVPIDVPGGRNGFPIPYRREQEWVFGEGIASSRGGIATVLAALQALKEEKLLSKTKVGVFFYADEGRGMRYSSQMLVKAASRAKQVLVMQPGFAEGKVVDQRRGTKEFQLIIEGDPLRIGKESKSSDVLSYFIENAEKLKSLNSRKKKVAVSVQDMKSERYSVLMPHRVTATLSVTYLDETTATEVEQELKKLFSGAKSGMKTYMEQVVDRPPLLRKKLNPIIARLKEWTEAKQLPFGIESSLLSTAAGVIPSETPVVCGFSPASRDLYTPNEALHRIELVQRSLLLALYLQGE; encoded by the coding sequence GTGAAAATTGCTGTGGTATATAACCGTGAAAGTCAGGCGGTCATCAATTTATTCGGTACACAAAACAGAGAGAAGTACGGACTTGAGACAATTAAACGTATTAAGGACGGTTTGACTGCTGGTGGTCACGAAGTGAAGACATTTGAGGGAGATAAAAATCTCATCAAAAATTTAGAGGACTTTATGCCATCCGTACTTTCAGGAGAGCGACCGGGTCTTGTCTTTAACTTAAGCTACGGCATTCAAGGTAGAGGCCGCTATATGCATGTACCAGGTATGCTTGAAATGCTTGGTGTCCCTTATGTTGGGTCTGGTCCTGAAACGCATGCGCTGGCATTAGATAAAGTTGTTACAAAGATTTTGCTCATGCAACAAGGGCTACCAACGCCTAAATTTGCGGTGCTTAATAAACCAGATAGCCCGCTTGTGGAGAATTTGAAGTATCCTCTAATCGTAAAACCTAAGGACGAAGCGGTTTCCTTTGGACTTCGTATCGTAAATAACGAAGAAGAGCTTCGCGAGGGTGTTCGTGTGATTTATGAACAATTCAATGCGCCGACGCTTGTCGAAGAATATATTGAAGGACGGGAAGTAAACGTTGCCCTACTTGGGAATAATCCCGTCGAGCCATTACCACCCGTGGAGCTTGTTTTCCACAATGGTCCAAAGATTTTTACGTATGAAGATAAAAAGAATACGAGTGGTCGTACGGTAGAGAAAGTATGTCCAGCACCTTTATCAGAAGAGGAAACGAAGCGTGTGCAGGACTTAGCGGTGCAAACGTTTAAGGCACTAAACTGCTATGACTCGGCTCGCGTTGATTTTCGTATTGACCAGGATGGGAACCCGTATATTTTAGAGGTCAATTCCATGGCGAGCCTAGGTAGCGACGGATCGCTCGTATTTGCTGCAGATAAAATTGGCTTAGACTATACGAAGCTCGTTAATAGATTAATAGATGTTACGTGCGAGAGATATTTTGGCAAAGACTTTTTTGATGAAGAAAGCCACAAATCGTCTTCAACCGCTGATAAGCTTTTCCGCCGAGTCACGCAAAGTCGCTCTAAGATCGAAGCCGATTTAAAGACGTGGACGAACATGTCGAGTCGCACAGAGGATGCTGTTGGCCTTAGTAGCGTACGCAAGCTGTTTGAGGAGCGTTTAGGGAAGCTAAAGCTTGATCAAGTCGATGCGCTGACGAATGGTCGTTCTGCGTGGACGTGGGAGACGAAGGCAGGACTAACGGACGGAACGCTACTTGTCGTTCCTATTGATGTACCGGGCGGACGTAACGGCTTCCCAATTCCATACCGCCGCGAGCAGGAGTGGGTGTTTGGAGAAGGAATTGCTTCAAGTCGCGGTGGTATTGCGACTGTGTTAGCGGCTTTGCAGGCGTTGAAGGAAGAGAAGCTACTTAGTAAAACGAAGGTCGGCGTATTTTTCTATGCAGATGAAGGAAGAGGGATGCGCTACAGTTCGCAAATGCTTGTAAAAGCGGCGAGTCGGGCGAAGCAGGTGCTTGTCATGCAGCCTGGATTTGCGGAGGGGAAGGTTGTCGACCAACGCCGAGGAACAAAGGAATTCCAGCTCATTATTGAGGGAGATCCGTTGCGCATTGGGAAGGAATCAAAGAGTAGTGATGTGCTGAGCTATTTTATTGAGAATGCAGAGAAGCTAAAGAGCTTAAATAGTCGGAAGAAGAAGGTAGCTGTATCGGTTCAGGATATGAAGTCAGAGCGATATAGCGTGCTTATGCCGCACCGAGTGACGGCAACGCTCTCTGTCACATATTTAGATGAGACGACTGCGACGGAGGTCGAGCAGGAGCTTAAAAAGCTCTTCTCGGGGGCGAAATCAGGAATGAAAACATACATGGAACAGGTCGTCGATCGACCACCACTCTTGAGGAAGAAACTAAATCCAATCATTGCAAGGTTAAAGGAGTGGACAGAGGCAAAGCAACTTCCATTCGGCATTGAGTCTAGTCTACTTTCGACTGCGGCGGGAGTCATTCCAAGTGAAACACCAGTAGTATGTGGATTTTCGCCGGCAAGTAGAGATTTATATACGCCGAACGAGGCGCTACACCGTATTGAGCTCGTGCAACGATCATTGCTATTAGCGCTTTATTTGCAGGGAGAATAA
- a CDS encoding N-formylglutamate amidohydrolase, which yields MDKLPIFVSVPHGGTKVPEGLRNKLLLSELEIVHDGDTWTGELFDFKELAHVFVSQSVARIVVDMNRAPGDLPPHNVDGVVKTVAVTGENVWKPSLSEEEIRDLVETIHAPYHEAMREGLLQPISFGVDCHTMLAESPVIGGGEAITRPLFCISNRGGEDGIEEDEPVTASPAFMHRMRELIEEAFADYGIDGVELCVINAPFKGGYVTQLHGAQTDKPFVQLEINRRLYMSEESGVAPTKEERAQMSELREKLGRVFAQLAFELSDSTLR from the coding sequence ATGGACAAGCTACCTATTTTTGTGTCGGTGCCACATGGTGGAACGAAGGTGCCTGAGGGTTTACGCAACAAACTACTGCTTTCCGAGCTTGAGATTGTGCACGACGGTGACACATGGACAGGGGAGCTATTTGACTTTAAGGAGCTTGCCCACGTGTTTGTTAGTCAGTCTGTGGCGAGGATTGTCGTTGATATGAACCGGGCGCCGGGTGATCTGCCGCCGCATAACGTGGACGGTGTCGTAAAGACGGTTGCGGTAACAGGTGAGAACGTATGGAAGCCATCGCTTTCAGAGGAAGAGATTAGGGATTTAGTGGAGACCATTCACGCACCTTATCATGAAGCTATGCGTGAGGGTCTTCTACAACCAATTTCATTTGGTGTAGACTGTCACACGATGCTTGCAGAAAGTCCTGTAATAGGTGGTGGAGAGGCGATAACGCGTCCGCTGTTTTGTATTAGTAACCGTGGAGGAGAAGATGGCATAGAGGAGGACGAGCCTGTCACGGCAAGTCCTGCGTTTATGCACAGAATGCGAGAGCTAATAGAAGAAGCATTTGCTGACTACGGGATTGACGGGGTAGAGCTGTGTGTGATCAATGCTCCGTTTAAAGGTGGCTATGTGACGCAATTACACGGTGCACAAACAGATAAGCCGTTCGTTCAGCTGGAGATAAATCGAAGGCTATATATGAGCGAGGAAAGTGGCGTTGCGCCGACCAAGGAGGAACGCGCGCAGATGTCAGAGCTGCGGGAGAAGCTTGGTCGCGTGTTTGCGCAGTTAGCGTTCGAGTTATCGGATTCAACGCTTCGATAA